The Tenrec ecaudatus isolate mTenEca1 chromosome 9, mTenEca1.hap1, whole genome shotgun sequence genome window below encodes:
- the ANKRD7 gene encoding LOW QUALITY PROTEIN: ankyrin repeat domain-containing protein 7 (The sequence of the model RefSeq protein was modified relative to this genomic sequence to represent the inferred CDS: deleted 1 base in 1 codon), with product MKKLLSCWRRRDTRSCPDDLQTGSTRSHPRACPPPTQGYRLRDKDLKKIHKAVSVGDLERVQECLYLKKHDVNMRDRAHRTPLHLACANGYAHIVSALIEKRCHIHVQDGESRSPLMMAVKCQKEDCAVLLLKHGADPNLTDGHDNTALHYAVCGPSVSLVGKLLEHRANLEARNRDGYSPLLLAITERNAEMVAFLLKKGADVNASDNSQRTALMIALSEEPTTLVNLILQQDVDLSRQDIMDSQLRNMLLLMALLCKCYGTESLFVL from the exons ATGAAGAAGCTTCTCAGCTGTTGGCGCAGGAGGGACACCCGCAGCTGCCCCGACGACCTTCAGACGGGCAGCACCAGGAGCCACCCCCGCGCTTGTCCTCCCCCAACACAGGGCTACAGGCTCCGGGACAAGGATTTAAAGAAAATCCATAAGGCTGTCTCCGTGGGGGATTTGGAGAGAGTGCAGGAGTGCCTTTACCTCAAGAAACATGATGTGAACATGCGGGACAGAGCCCACAG GACACCCTTGCATCTGGCCTGTGCGAATGGATATGCGCATATCGTGTCAGCCCTAATAGAGAAACGATGCCATATACACGTGCAGGATGGAGAAAGCAGATCTCCCTTGATGATG GCAGTGAAATGTCAAAAGGAGGATTGCGCTGTTCTTCTTCTCAAACATGGTGCAGACCCTAATCTCACCGACGGGCACGACAATACTGCCCTTCACTACGCCGTCTGTGGCCCAAGTGTCTCCTTAGTGGGGAAACTGCTGGAACACAGAGCTAATCTCGAGGCTCGAAATAGG GACGGATATAGTCCACTTTTACTTGCCATTACTGAACGTAATGCAGAAATGGTAGCATTCCTTCTGAAGAAAGGGGCAGATGTGAATGCTTCAGACAATTCTCAAAG AACAGCCCTGATGATCGCTCTCAGTGAGGAACCGACTACTCTGGTCAATCTCATTCTTCAGCAAGATGTGGACCTATCTCGCCAAGATATT ATGGATTCACAGCTGAGGAATATGCTTCTTTTAATGGCTTTACTATGTAAGTGCTACGGAACAGAATCCCTGTTTGTCCTTTAA